The Panicum virgatum strain AP13 chromosome 6K, P.virgatum_v5, whole genome shotgun sequence nucleotide sequence ATCACTaaacaattaaattttaaactaaataaaactaaACTATCTAGTAatcactaaaacaaataaattttaaactaaactaTACTTTGCGTAGGAGGGCGCCAGCGTCACAGTGGGGTGGCCGGCGTGCTGCAGGGTGAAGGGGCGGTGCGGTGGAGGACATTGAATAAGGACatcaaattctaaaaatactacATCTACaattaaattctaaaaatatctctATATAATAATGGTAACACTATatctataattaaattctagttaatatctaataataaaaatactatatctataattaaattataaaaatatctctataattAAATTCTAGTCAATATATAATAATGGCAACACTATATCTACAACTAAATTAACACAGATAACACTGACATCTAACATACACGAGTATTTTTCCTTCGAAGATCTAGATGTAACTAAActaacaaagttgattttgtatttttaccatttttctgtgatttgttatgcattttacAAAATCTCAACCGAattaaacaattttgaaaaaccctaaaccctaaacaggggctgacagctgggccccatTGGTCAGTGAgaggcccagcccagccccaGCTCGTGCACGccatggcacggcggcggcggcgttccggccggcgcagggccgggcggcgggagtGCGGCGCGCGCCCACGGCCAGGGTGGCAAGGTGGcttcggggcgcgcggcggcggcgtgcagcccCGCATAGGGGCTGCCCGCGAtgtgcgtgcggcggcgggatgCCAACCGCGGCGGTGCAGCTGCGCCCCGGCAATGCGGCGCCGGAAAGAGAGGGGAAAGGGGTCGGAGAGGATGAGGAGGGTGTGGGGAAGCTCACCACAAGCTCTATtcaggtggaggtggatcggaGCGGCGTCGAGGGGGCGTCGAGGCGTCGAGGGCACGCGCGGAGGTCGAGGTGGCGGGTCGAGGAGATGCCGtggcggccggagcagagggCGCGAGCGTCGTCGAGGCCGGCGGTGCAGTGAGGCGGCGAGGTGGACGATCGGAGGCCGGCGGCAATCGCGAGAGGAGGGGGgaatggaggaagaagggcCGGGGCTTAAATACCCTAaacctttggcaccgggtgataatttcaaccggtacctaagagctccttaggtaccggttgcagttccacccggtgccttagtaaagccttaggcaccggttgcagttccacccggtgccttaggcctaaCGGGCGGGAATGAAATTtccctttggcaccgggtgaaGAAGCAAAACCGGTGCTTTAGGGTCTTTGAAATTTGATTTTGTAGATTGCTGGCGGGATGAGATCTGAAATTCCTCGATAGCTCAATGGTAACTCTGTGTAAtttgtgcgccgccgccacggttcAAACCCGCGCCCAACCCCTTTTTTTCGAATTGcctgccttaggtaccggttgataattctaaccggtacctaaggctttaTTTTCTATTCCCATTTCTCGTTTTCTAATAAATCTGTTAATTCACTAATAAATTTTTTAATTGCCTAATGAATCTGTTAATTCCCTAataataataaatcaaataattgctacataataaattatttaggtgcataactaattattttaattgcataataaatcaattaaatgcacaataattttaattgctacataataaatcatttaggtgcataactaattattttaattgcataataaatcaaataattgcataataaatcatttaaatgcacaataattttaattgctacataataaatcatttaggtgcataactaatttttttattgcataataaatcataataaatcaaataattgtataataaatcatttaaatgcacaataattttaattactacataataaatcatttaggtgcataactaattattttaattgcataataaatcatttaaatgcacaataattctagaGAAGATCAACCACCTGATGAACTAGGTCAGATTTTAGTTGATGCACAGACAGTGAAACtttgaaggagtcaaagaaatTTAAGatgatgttggaggatcacaaaaaattattgtacCCAAATTACAAGCATaggcttaaaaagttgggtaccacactggaaaagctgcaatggaaggcagcCAATGATGTTACCGACAAGGGGTTTGAGGAGCTACTAGACAACATAcgaactgccctctacaacatacgaagTAAAAAAGGTTGTTTGTCCTCTTGTattggaggtacagaaaattcaTGCACgtcctaacgattgtattctctattGCGGCGATGAATATGAGAAAATTCATTcatgtcctaacgattgtaGGTGAGATGCTAAGAAGGGTACACGCGAGGCAAGAGATTCCGAGTTCAAATCCCGGCCACCGCAAGCGCGCGTATTTCGCTTGAAAAGTCGCATGACATGTAATGTGCACATGTGCGGGTCTCTTCCCAggtttagtatatttttttggcCAAAATTGCATTGATCCCTGGTGAATGTTTCACCCTGTACTAAAGAGAACCATAGGCACCGGGTGTTTTACCTGGTGACCAGAAAATTGAGGCTTTTAGTCTCAGTTTCGTACTACCAGTCCGGTATTTCTAATAGTGAAGGCCAAGCTCTTCTCCAAAATGGAAGTGGTCCAAGAGTTGGAGTCCGCCGACTAGAAGATGAACATCCAGGGATGAGCCGCCTCAGCGGGCTGatcccacagcagcagcaggcggtggtggtggccgcaggctgcgaccccccccccccccccacggagTTGCTCCAACTGGAGCTCAAGACACAACAGCTCAAGGATGAGTCACTGTGGAATTGCAGCTACAAGATGGCCGTCGGCCTCATGGTGCGGAAGAATCCCCCGCCACGATGGACgtcattgcggagcctgataGCTGTGACTCGCAGGCCAGCAGAGCAGCGCCGAGCGGCGTTCTGCAAGCCGGCGGCACATGGCCCCGCGGATAGGGGCGAGTGGGGAAATGCGTGGTGTGGGCAAAGATAGAAGAGCCTGAGAAGGAGATGAGGATAAAATAGATGTTTTACTTTATCCAATAGAGAGGAAAATGAATGGTTTATTGTAAAAGTTAACGAAGTGGTATTTTTCGGAATGGAATCATTCTTAGTAGTATTTTACGTGACGGCGATCTTTCAGTGGTATTTTCCGAATTTCCGGAAAAGATGGTCTTTTGAACCACTTTTTGCAAATGATAATCCTATGTTATTTCCCGATGTTTTCAGCACTTTCTATTTGTTTTGCTTGGCAATTTTCTAACCTCTATGTGTCCATACGCCGCCTGACAGGCTGACACAGATCCATATATATGATGAACCATTCAACCACTTCAGCTTAGATACACAGATCCATGTAATGAAACGCAATCAGGTAGGTGTCTTCATCGATGTAGCATAGGCATAGGCACACACATATGAGCTAATAAGAAAACTATTCATTCGGTCAGTAACAGGATATCAGTTGCTATTTCCCCCCTGCAGGTCCCTGGGCTTGTAACCCCTTGGTATGAACATGTTGAAGCCACGGATGAGATCTGGGTGTCCAGcaagaaggacttcgacgcggTCGATCACAGCGGCCACACCGATGCTGCAACAACCCACAAACAATAGCGACAAGAATAATCAGCCTGACGATCGATCTCCATGAAATGAAACAGCCCGTGATGCCCATGTACTACTTCTTCACCCCTGTTCCCTCTGTCTACCAACGGCAGATTGAAGCCTGCAGCTTTGCTGCCGCATCTCTTGCCTAGATCTATAGGCGTGCGAGCTAGCAGGCAATCGAATGCAAATTGTCAAGAGATAAAGGCTATCATCATCACTGACCTCCGGTGCTCCTGCAGGACGGCGAGGAACTCTTCGTACTTGCCCGGCACGCCAGCGAACTCGCGCTTCACGGCTAGCACCAACTGGATCGCGTCGCCGAGATCAGgttgcgcccgcgccgccggcaccgccaccGGGGGGCTCCTTGACCAATGATGAAGAGATCGGTTCATAATCATTAGATCGATTGCATACACCGTCAGCCAGCGTTGGTAGTAGATGACTAGATGTGCGTGGGGATACTCACGGAGGATTGCGAGCTCGGGGCGCCATGGGCGCACCCTGCTCCTCCCGAGCGCGCTTCAGGCTGAGACGACCCATCCCCTCGAGCAGTCAGAGTGAACCTAGTCTATCTGTAGCTAGCACGCAGCACCTGCTGCCCCTGCCGTGGCAGCGACAATATAATCCTCCGGCTCGCGTTCCCAAGACGCCAAGTGATGATGGCATTCGGCCTGGCTATACCGAACGGCACACGTGGCAGGGAAGGAGTAGTACGTGGCGtacccaaaaaaaatttggtgcaGGCCGGCTGCAAACCTATCGCGGTGCAGGCCGAAATTTGGTGCAGACCGGCTGCAAACCTCTCGCGGTGTAGCCCAAAAATTGGTGCAGACCGGCTGCAAACCTCTCGCGGTGCAGCCCAAAAATTGGTGCAGACCGGTTGCAAACCTCTCGCGGTGCAGCCCCACCTTGGATAGTAGCCACCTGTGCAGCTAAAAGGATCGGACGGCATGTCTCCCGTTCACGGTCGCTCGGCTCCTCCACGCACGACTCGGCTAATCGACTTCTAGCAGCAGTATCACGAGTGATTCCAACAGGATGCCATGCCACACGTCAGACATCCCGGGTGGGGCTACACCGGGCGAGGTTTGCAGCTGGTATGCAACAAATTTTTTTCCCTCAACAAATGGCTTCATTGTCTGTCTACGATCAGTAACTGTAGCCGTCAcgatgtatgctagtcataaaaagaaaaataataggTGATGATCATGTTAGCTAGAGAACTACCATGAATAGGAGAGACAATCACGAACAAGTTAGTCATTGTACAGGATTCCAAGCAAAGCAACTTTTGGAGAAGAGGAACCGGCCACAGACTGGAGAATGTTCATGGGAAAATAAGTCTGGAGAATGTTTGGAACTATGTTATTACACATAGACTGTCTATTTGAATGTCATCCAAAACCACTAATGTAAGACACCCTCCATGGATCTGCCTGCCTGCTTGCATTGGATGTCTGCAAAACATCAAGAACATCATAGGTCATCAAGGAAGCCGTGTTTATTTGCTGGAagattttttaagaaaaaaggaTTAATTTCCGATCTTTTGCATCATCAGATGCATACGGTCATTATCGATTGTTACATTATCGTGACAATGACATATTTGGAAAATTATAGAGGTAAATAAAATGTTTCAGATTATATGATAACTCATATCATTCACATAATCTAAATAGAAATTGCTAGCCATTCTTTGCGTACATAGGAGCAGATCATTGTTTTGTTCATAATTTCCCAACCTGCATTTGTTTTTTGGAGGACAAGACAGTAGGCATGGATGCAATAATCAATGGAAGTGCTAAACACATCATGGTGAAGAAGTGGCTTTTCAGTATACTAAAAAGGATACAAACCAAATCCTGCTATTTTCATGGAAAAGAATGGAAATCAGTACAAAGTCAATTCCCATAACTAATTCCATATGCAAAATTCATAAGCCAAATGGAACCAAATTAAACATATTTCTCAACTAAAAATAGGTTACAAACACTATGGGATGCCAGtcatttgccgtgtgttacacacggcaaactcCTCACGACATAGAACGGCCGACAAAGTACTTCTTTGCCATGAGTCATTTcaagggcactcggcaaagagtttgCTGTGTGTGAAATAGACACTCAACAAACATTTTtggaaaacataaaaaaatcaaaaaaatccgtcagccgccgccgccgttgtttGCCAGGATCAGTGGGCCGATAGGGTACATCGGCGGCCGCCCGAGCCTGGGCTGCTGAAGTGCCATGGCGACCTCTGGCTCAATGGCCTGGAAGGAGTTGATGAGGATGGTGTTAGTGGCGAGGAAGCGTCCAGTGACGCAGACCATTAGGCTGTCGGCGGGGCTCGACCTGACCTGGAGCGGTGGGATGACGTCAGGCCCCGGGATGGGCAAGCACCCTGGCAGTCGCAGTGGGTCGGTCAGGTCGTGGAACTCGTCGTGGACGGAGGCCGCCAGCTCAGGGAGGTGGAGGAAGAGCTTGGGCGCATGGATGCTGTCGGGGAAGAAGAGCCACCTCCGCCGCACCCCGGCGACCCTGTCTGCGTCGAAGGCGTCCACGCTAAAGTGGTCGGTGACGAACACCACCAACGGCCCGGCGCCGGAGCTCCATGAGAGCACGACGGCGAACGCTAGGACGGAACACGCGCACTCCTCGGACATGAGCGTCTCATTAGGGGCGCCCGAGGGAAGGTCGGAGAGGTGGACGGGCGGCAGCGCGCGGGCGATGATGATCCCACTAGTCGGCCGTCGCTACCCACACCGGCCGGCCGCCATTGGCCCGCTCCTCGCCCCACCGCCCCTCCTCACCGGTCGATCTATTGCGGTGAGGGGTGTGCGGAAGGGGGAGGAGAGGTGCCGCGAGAGGGAGATGGAGGGAGAGGGCCTGAGAGGAAGGTGATCGGGGAGGAGCTCTAGCCGACTTGGGCCCTGatattgccgccgccgcccacatcatcatcatcatcaaggagGTGGCCCAGCCAGCAGACgacccgagagagagagagagagagagagagagagagcgagagagagagatgatagagagagagagaggaggaggctgACGGCTTTGACTTGGGAGGAGAGGGGGACGATCCAGCTCATGATGTTTGGACCAATGGGAGAGCTCAATTTTAAAGCCTTGGTTTGATAAAGTGGTAAGTGTGTTTCTTTAACTGCCTTCCAATGTGTTTTAATACATGGAAATGATTTCAAATGATAAAGTTgtaaactacaaagttttagatctcgtcGAGCTCTACAACTTATGTATAGAACTTATTTATATCCGGAGTCATTTGGAAGTTTTAACATTTATAATTTCAAATTAGATAACTTATAATGACATTTTGAAGTATTATACAATCTCAAATATAAAAGTTGAAAactactataaaagttgaaaactACAAGTTTTTATATTTCGTGGAGTTGTACGACTTTGGTATAAATTTTGTTTCCTATCAGGTCATATAAAAAGGTTTGTATTCGAAAAATACATCCACTAACTCTCTCACATACAATCACACATATACTTCTTGCATGTTTCGATTTTATAAACATCGCTACGACAAAATGTGCTAAATCTTctcaactttttatcacagcCTCCATGTATGATACCATCACATTATGACAAATCTAGCTCATAATTTtactaaacccttgctcataattttcagacttcatttgctttttttataatttaaaaATCATTCGGACACATGTTAGGGGTCATATTTCTTGAACAAGATgttcaaaatttcttttcatttcatgggTAAGGCCTCAAACTAGACTAGataacatgaatataattttcTACTTGTTGTATTCCATTATTTGAATCAACTGCATTTCAAATTCGACCTGATTCAAAATGTTTTGAGGTTGGAAGTGGGAAAAACTtaattctttgccgagtgtaaaaaAAACCATAGGCAAACTCTCATCTTTGATGAGTGCCAAAAATAATACATTCGGCAAAgatctctttgccgagtgtatttatTTTGCAGAGTGTTTTTTgtatgacactcggcaaagaccttATTTGCCGAGTATATTTTCCGAaaaaaatacactcggcaaaggtttagcactcggcaaagatcgaGTTTCCCATAGTAAAATGACCCTGAACTGAAGTAGGACCAGTATTTCCACAGCTGAACCCAATTATATACCTACTCAAATTCTGAAAGTAAAGAAAATATTTACCTACCAAGTACTAGCAAGTTCTGACTTTTTTCGAACATGTACAGTTAAAACATTGTTTGAGGAGCCCAGAGGAACTTCTTGTGACAACTTGATCTGATTTATTTCCCAAATTTGAGCAGTTGTTGCAGGTGGCTAACCAGGCCGTCGACTCCGAAGCTGAAATCCCACACAAATAAACCAAAAATGAGCCCACGTAAAGTCATGAACTAATCCCACGGATGGAAGCCAGAGCTAGCAATTGTCACTCACGCCCCGAGCCTGAACCCGCGCATGACGGCACGGAAGTCCCGGAAGTAGCCAGGCTTGCCAGCGAACTCAGACTCCGCAGCCAGGAGGAACTCGATCCATCTATCATCGGTGggcgccagcagcggcggcgccggccagtcTACAGGTagtggcggcgccggcctcctaGTTGACGAAAAGGAAAACAGATCGGGTCGACGAACCATTAGATCGAACACGAGACTGGCGAATTagcaaatcatagaaaaattgtAGCTTTAATTTCTGAGTCTCAAGACCAGAATAACGAAGCCATGGGAGACAGATTAGAGAGAGGGTGATGGAATCAAGGGAGAAACTAGCAAGTAGCAACTCACGGATTGCCGCGACGCTGGGACTCTGGCGCCATAGGCGagccatcctcctcctccctcgcgcgcTTCTGGCCGCCATTGGAGTAGTCCATCCTCTCGCACTGCTGGGAATGGGACACCGGCAGCCTTCCTAGCTATGGAGTTgccgtctttttttttttacagtgGGGAATTGAGGCACGGAGGTTCTTGTGCGCTTATGATACAGCAAGCAATAAAGGACGCCGTGGTCGGCCTGGCCACCTAACATACCACTCGTGCAGCGATGAGTCATGCCTTTTGTCCTCTTGTGCTCCAGGTGACCACCTAACGGCTAAGAGTAGACTGGGTCCTCTGACGGCTGGGCTCAGTCAGGATTCCTATGGGGAGTAACATCTGATAGCCTGTAAATTTAATGTACATATATAAATACTGCAATTAATCCCACCCCTAAAACATAACATAGTCAATGAAATTTTTTCCCCCTCTACTGCTCTACGTCATCAGGTGTCAATGACAAGTTTGGTTCTTCTTCCTTGTCATGTAAAACCACTTTTCATCAATGTACATGAGGCTGTAGATACAAAGGGTATGTTTGGTTGGGCTTCAGCTCCTCCAAAAACAACTCCGGCTCCAGCTCCTCTAGaggcggcttctctggtggagctgaagctattttggaaaatatttggGAAAACAGATCCATCCTATTTTTCATAAATTAATTGGAGAGGTCAAATGTCCAATGTACCCTTAGCTATTAGAGGTGCTTGTGCCGCTGAATTTTATGTTTGTACTgagtttaaattttgaatcatgtgaaaataaaataaataaatatattaggTAATAATCATTATCTTTTCATATTATTAGAGTAAATTTAAAGGAGTCAATCCTCGTATAAGAAAGAAGTCCATCCATAAAAAGGAAGTCTTTTTCCTATGTCATTCAATTTAGTTCACTTTATATGTCATTCAACCGGATAAGTTGTCTTTTTTGGGAATTGGGGCAGTTCTCAGTAGTGATATCTATTCATCAACCGGTAAACAAAGTGAAGTTTCATTTTTTTGTTGATTTATAAAACCAACCACAAAATGATATTTTTAAAATGATGAAATCCAACTTATACTCTTAGTCACATTGGTAGGCCTGTGACACTACTACTGCGAAAAAGGGCCATACATACTGGTTGAAAAGAGCCATAGGTACTGGTTCTTCAAACAATACTACGAGACCGACACTAAAAGCCTCAGTTTTCATCACCGGATAATTTACCCGGTACTAAAGTCCTCCTTTAGTACCGGGGTGGAAACACCACCAGGTACCAAAGCTTCACGCGTCCAAAAGAAATATTTTAAACCCGGAAGGAGGCCCAC carries:
- the LOC120713276 gene encoding UDP-glycosyltransferase 72B1-like — protein: MSEECACSVLAFAVVLSWSSGAGPLVVFVTDHFSVDAFDADRVAGVRRRWLFFPDSIHAPKLFLHLPELAASVHDEFHDLTDPLRLPGCLPIPGPDVIPPLQVRSSPADSLMVCVTGRFLATNTILINSFQAIEPEVAMALQQPRLGRPPMYPIGPLILANNGGGG